A genomic stretch from Helianthus annuus cultivar XRQ/B chromosome 1, HanXRQr2.0-SUNRISE, whole genome shotgun sequence includes:
- the LOC110895940 gene encoding transcription factor bHLH144 → MKEDSADIDLLLSFEEEEYEEEELSSARTTHGNDNADTADSCSLKPRKTKLGLSSSSHKSRGSCEGKCDKIRKTVNSLRGIVPGGNCMDTIAVFDEAIKYLKSGFACL, encoded by the exons ATGAAAGAAGATTCAGCAGATATTGATTTATTATTAAGTTTTGAAGAGGAAGAATATGAAGAAGAGGAGCTTAGTTCTGCACGAACAACACATGGAAATGACAATGCTGATACTGCAGATTCTTGTTCTTTGAAGCCTAGAAAAACGAAGCTGGGTTTATCGTCATCTTCCCACAAGTCACGCGGTAGTTGTGAAGGAAAGTGTGATAAAATCAGGAAAACGGTGAACTCGTTACGAGGAATTGTGCCAGGTGGAAATTGTATGGATACAATCGCTGTTTTTGATGAGGCGATTAAGTATCTCAAGTCAGGTTTTGCGTG CTTGTGA